In one window of Helianthus annuus cultivar XRQ/B chromosome 17, HanXRQr2.0-SUNRISE, whole genome shotgun sequence DNA:
- the LOC110925404 gene encoding late embryogenesis abundant protein Lea14-A has protein sequence MAGLVDKAKEFVAEKIANMEKPEAAVKNVDLKGVSTECITYKADVNVSNPYSTPIPICEISYTFKSAGRVIAEGTIPDPGSLKAKGDTMLDVGVKVPHSVLVSLVKDIGADWDIDYELNIILTVDLPVVGNLNIPVNSVGEIKLPTLSSLFGSKTE, from the exons ATGGCAGGATTGGTGGATAAGGCGAAGGAATTCGTGGCGGAGAAGATCGCCAACATGGAGAAGCCGGAAGCCGCCGTCAAAAACGTCGATCTGAAAGGCGTCAGCACCGAGTGCATCACCTACAAAGCCGACGTCAATGTTTCGAATCCGTACAGCACTCCCATTCCTATATGCGAGATCTCCTACACCTTCAAAAGCGCCGGCAG GGTCATAGCTGAAGGAACGATTCCAGACCCTGGCTCGTTAAAGGCAAAAGGCGACACGATGCTAGATGTGGGGGTTAAGGTGCCGCATAGCGTGTTAGTGAGCCTAGTGAAGGACATTGGTGCGGATTGGGACATAGACTATGAACTCAATATTATTCTCACTGTTGATCTCCCGGTCGTTGGTAACCTCAACATTCCGGTGAATAGTGTAGGTGAGATTAAACTCCCTACACTATCCAGTTTATTCGGATCGAAAACCGAATGA
- the LOC118488908 gene encoding probable ubiquitin-conjugating enzyme E2 25: protein MSVQAYFHGVRSGFLPKKYTNFFFSRGAPAHPGLHLGPPMEIVLAMASGITRELLNLEKQLQNPDSIFVRAYKSKIDVLTAVIIGQKGTPYHDGLFFIDVIFRACFPQQAPLFCLRSFGYAINPHMFKCGEVRLHLSHQWTLPSGSIWEPFQTTVYDVLVAIRDQVLNADPLFHQPGFVECGASVVSEYFSFLYNENVLIKSLKIMTCIMNKPPKNFEAFVIGHFRNRAKDIMKECIAYVNGLKAGNGEGNNSCCYSHEFREDVASCIPELNNSFNKIRATFDDVVRSLTLDPMYLCLCRRPVISFSPSLPIYLYS from the exons ATGAGTGTTCAAGCATATTTTCAtggggtgcggtcgggttttttgcctaaaaaatatactaatttttttttttcaaggggtgcgcccgcccaccctgggCTTCACCTAGGTCCGCCCATGGAG ATAGTGCTGGCTATGGCTAGTGGCATAACACGCGAGTTGCTGAATTTAGAAAAACAGTTGCAAA ATCCGGATTCAATATTTGTGAGGGCCTATAAATCGAAGATAGATGTTTTAACGGCTGTAATCATTGGACAAAAGGGGACTCCGTATCATGATGGGCTCTTCTTTATTGATGTTATTTTCAGAGCATGTTTTCCTCAACAGGCGCCT CTTTTCTGCCTTCGCTCTTTTGGTTATGCTATCAATCCACATATGTTCAAATGCGGTGAAGTTCGCTTACACCTTAGCCACCAATGGACCTTACCGTCTGGAAGTATCTGGGAGCCTTTTCAAACGACCGTGTACGACGTTCTGGTTGCCATACGGGATCAAGTTTTGAACGCTGACCCTTTGTTCCACCAACCTGGATTTGTAGAGTGTGGAGCCTCTGTGGTCTCAGAATACTTTTCTTTTCTCTACAACGAGAACGTCCTGATAAAGTCGCTCAAAATAATGACGTGTATCATGAATAAACCTCCCAAG AACTTTGAGGCTTTTGTAATTGGGCATTTTCGAAATCGTGCGAAAGATATTATGAAGGAGTGTATAGCTTATGTAAACGGCCTGAAAGCCGGAAATGGGGAGGGTAACAACAGTTGCTGCTACTCACATGAGTTCCGGGAAGATGTTGCTTCATGTATCCCGGAACTTAACAACTCTTTTAACAAAATCAGAGCAACTTTTGATGACGTTGTCCGTTCTTTAACGCTAGATCCAATGTATTTGTGCTTATGTAGACGGCCTGTAATCTCTTTCTCACCCTCTCTCCCTATCTACCTTTATTCATGA